One genomic window of Borreliella burgdorferi B31 includes the following:
- a CDS encoding LCP family protein encodes MRKDLIFLFLIVLIIASVVIFFIRSSKKELVYFELNTKSNISFLFLIEDLNKNLVSMQEIFINMKTGNIGFFDIPIHTGYEDLKGNISWFKDLYKKNSFNKFLSKIYTQLSHESDYYIRFQKENFVRLIDYLGGVRLLVKNPVKVYSFEDSILIPSGTSNFDGDKAYDYLRYFNDVNQFEERVEFFKEFFKRLLFQISDFGIENDSFFKIYSMLDTNLSEVVFKYIVKNYKINNDKIISINIKGQEEIFKDNDNNLIKVVFPYYGGAILKESVDKLNKELVNEGAEEIVKIVVLNGTKVVGLAKKTANIFNSLKFKVLKFGNADKNSYKNTLIINNSDNLEMAVRVGEVIKTSNIKPISEVQAKRLLELDNLDINPDVIVILGDDFDGRYVKSK; translated from the coding sequence TTGAGAAAGGATTTAATTTTTTTATTTTTAATTGTTTTAATAATAGCAAGTGTAGTAATTTTTTTTATTAGAAGTTCGAAAAAAGAGTTGGTTTACTTCGAGCTTAATACAAAGAGTAATATTAGTTTTTTGTTTCTAATAGAAGATCTTAACAAAAACCTTGTAAGTATGCAAGAAATTTTTATTAATATGAAAACAGGAAATATTGGGTTTTTTGATATTCCAATTCATACTGGATATGAAGATTTAAAAGGGAATATATCTTGGTTTAAAGATCTTTATAAAAAAAATTCTTTTAATAAATTTTTATCTAAAATTTATACACAATTATCTCATGAATCAGATTATTATATTCGTTTTCAAAAAGAAAATTTTGTTAGGCTTATTGATTACTTAGGGGGAGTTAGACTTCTTGTTAAAAACCCAGTGAAAGTTTATAGTTTCGAGGATTCTATTTTAATACCCTCTGGCACTTCTAATTTTGATGGTGATAAGGCTTATGATTATTTGAGATATTTTAATGATGTTAATCAGTTTGAAGAGAGAGTTGAATTTTTTAAAGAATTTTTTAAAAGACTTCTTTTTCAAATTTCAGATTTTGGCATTGAAAATGACAGTTTTTTTAAAATATATTCCATGTTAGATACTAACCTTTCAGAGGTTGTTTTTAAGTATATTGTTAAAAATTATAAAATAAATAATGATAAAATTATTTCTATTAATATTAAAGGACAAGAAGAGATTTTTAAGGATAATGATAATAATTTGATAAAGGTGGTTTTTCCTTATTATGGGGGTGCTATTTTAAAAGAATCGGTGGATAAATTAAACAAAGAGTTGGTTAATGAAGGTGCAGAAGAGATAGTAAAGATTGTTGTTTTAAATGGAACAAAAGTTGTTGGGCTTGCAAAAAAAACAGCAAATATTTTTAATTCTTTAAAATTTAAAGTTTTAAAATTTGGTAATGCAGATAAAAATTCTTATAAAAATACCCTGATTATAAATAATTCGGATAATTTAGAAATGGCTGTTAGGGTTGGAGAGGTAATTAAAACTTCAAATATTAAGCCAATTTCTGAGGTTCAAGCTAAAAGATTGTTAGAGCTTGATAATCTTGATATTAATCCTGATGTAATAGTTATTTTAGGAGATGATTTTGATGGAAGGTATGTTAAAAGTAAATGA
- the rsfS gene encoding ribosome silencing factor encodes MEGMLKVNDINDLCKIISDFNGIDVIGINVSDICNWTDFFIIATFVSFKQMEALYIDKIIKFFKEKKINLNAEGKGLVYDWTVVSGANLVIHLMSEKSREYYELEKIWSKGTIIYP; translated from the coding sequence ATGGAAGGTATGTTAAAAGTAAATGATATTAATGATTTATGTAAAATAATAAGTGATTTTAATGGAATTGATGTTATAGGCATTAATGTTAGCGATATTTGTAATTGGACTGATTTTTTTATAATAGCCACTTTTGTATCATTTAAGCAAATGGAAGCTTTATATATTGACAAGATAATTAAATTCTTTAAAGAAAAAAAAATTAATCTTAATGCTGAAGGAAAAGGGTTGGTTTATGACTGGACTGTTGTTTCTGGTGCAAATTTGGTAATTCATTTAATGAGTGAAAAATCTAGGGAATACTATGAGCTTGAAAAAATATGGTCCAAAGGAACCATTATTTATCCCTAA
- the spoVG gene encoding DNA-binding protein SpoVG produces the protein MDITDIRIKKVDSKNSGSKLLAYVAVTFDNCLVLHNIRVIKGQKGVFIAMPNRRTRVGEYKDIVHPISQDFRKALQTSIFKEYIRENPADLELELDF, from the coding sequence GTGGATATTACAGACATAAGGATTAAGAAAGTTGATAGTAAAAATTCTGGTTCTAAATTATTAGCATATGTTGCAGTTACTTTTGATAACTGTTTGGTTCTTCACAATATTAGAGTTATTAAAGGGCAAAAGGGAGTATTTATTGCGATGCCTAACAGAAGAACTAGAGTCGGTGAATATAAAGACATTGTACATCCTATTAGTCAGGATTTTAGAAAAGCTTTGCAAACTTCTATTTTTAAGGAATATATAAGAGAAAATCCAGCCGATCTTGAACTTGAATTAGATTTTTAG
- a CDS encoding 50S ribosomal protein L25/general stress protein Ctc gives MENSRVLSCQYRSSFGSSNARRIRAKSEIPAVVYGQGKDVSHLRIKSSEFNKKFAKFTDNTVLILDDGKLERCVFVKDAAENIASKLIYHIDFYEVDRNVELEKYVPIKLIGASIGVKEGGILTVLKEQVKVRSLPLDLPEFIELDLTPVNKGDSVLLKDLVLPSNVRLAENDENLEVVIIK, from the coding sequence GTGGAAAATAGCAGGGTTTTAAGTTGCCAATATAGATCAAGCTTTGGATCTTCTAATGCTCGCAGAATAAGAGCTAAGTCTGAAATACCAGCTGTTGTTTACGGGCAAGGTAAGGATGTTTCACACTTGAGAATTAAGAGTAGTGAATTTAATAAGAAATTTGCAAAATTTACGGATAATACTGTCTTAATATTAGATGATGGCAAGCTTGAAAGATGTGTTTTTGTTAAAGATGCTGCAGAAAATATTGCCAGCAAGCTCATTTATCATATTGATTTTTACGAAGTAGATAGGAATGTTGAGCTTGAAAAATATGTTCCTATTAAGCTTATTGGAGCTTCTATTGGGGTTAAAGAAGGTGGAATTTTGACTGTTTTAAAAGAGCAGGTTAAGGTAAGGTCTTTGCCCTTGGATTTGCCAGAATTCATAGAGCTTGATTTAACTCCTGTTAATAAAGGAGATAGCGTTCTTCTTAAAGATCTTGTGTTGCCTTCTAATGTTAGGCTTGCAGAAAATGACGAGAATTTGGAAGTTGTTATTATAAAGTGA
- the pth gene encoding aminoacyl-tRNA hydrolase — protein sequence MGLLILGLGNPGLEFSLTRHNVGFSLLDKIVSKNGLFLKRKKKYEYSELKMISGRVILVKPLTYMNLSGSLFPSIFSDFYMCIKNLLVVLDNVDLPLGKCRLKERGGVSTHNGLRSISSVLGSSNYSRLYIGVGSNLMRDIKSFVLSRFCKDEMDRLEKLYDFLSDELIDISEANFKNKVQKINSSNF from the coding sequence ATGGGGTTGTTGATACTTGGATTAGGAAACCCTGGATTAGAATTTTCTTTAACTAGGCATAATGTTGGTTTTTCTCTTTTGGATAAAATTGTTTCTAAAAACGGCCTTTTTTTAAAGAGAAAAAAAAAGTATGAATATTCAGAATTAAAAATGATTTCCGGAAGAGTAATTTTGGTTAAGCCATTGACCTATATGAATCTAAGTGGCTCTCTATTTCCTTCAATATTTTCAGATTTTTATATGTGTATAAAGAATTTATTAGTGGTTCTTGACAATGTTGATCTTCCCCTGGGAAAATGCAGGCTTAAAGAGCGAGGTGGTGTGTCTACTCATAATGGTCTTAGATCGATTTCAAGTGTTCTTGGAAGCTCTAACTATAGTAGACTTTATATTGGGGTTGGAAGCAATCTTATGCGTGATATAAAGAGTTTTGTTCTTTCTAGATTTTGCAAGGATGAAATGGATAGACTTGAAAAATTGTATGATTTTTTAAGTGATGAGCTGATTGATATTAGCGAAGCAAATTTTAAAAATAAGGTTCAAAAAATTAATTCTAGTAATTTTTAA
- the tilS gene encoding tRNA lysidine(34) synthetase TilS gives MHFLDENIQIKIDKFYKKNSLDKNRVIVAFSGGADSTALLLNLKYYLSNNVIAFYFAHFIRSDNEQNQEIEHVKGFCDLYNIALQIKKCDIDIKSESARLGVSIEELARKFRYIALENALKENGANYIALAHNENDQIETIIMRFFQGSFLDGLSGIPSVNRNIIRPLLEVSRLEIENFLSLNNIGFFVDSTNAQNLYLRNRVRNNLLPAIKKVFKGYEKCLKRISEFSKEFADYFGKDEFFPVEKGKYYYSFDLKTFLDFPKYLVFRLIFKILNSEGIAAKVSYKALNEAFKVEINRKKNNVLLKTNDFFLEKRHNKINLIFKRDEKFYKPFDFILEVGKWHSLSLGKILLKYLECNAASVSRLKCCSYEFRYKFFKDRLKAKKFFSKFIRCNPAYLMLLALDNRLIGIIDLNTLNLVWSEKSILKKINISLIGGLLKE, from the coding sequence ATGCATTTTTTAGACGAAAATATACAAATTAAAATAGATAAATTTTATAAAAAAAATTCTTTAGATAAAAATCGGGTTATTGTTGCTTTTTCTGGCGGGGCTGATTCTACGGCTTTATTATTGAATTTAAAATATTACCTGAGCAATAATGTTATTGCATTTTATTTTGCTCATTTTATTAGATCTGATAATGAGCAAAATCAAGAGATAGAGCATGTAAAGGGGTTTTGCGATCTTTACAATATTGCTTTACAAATTAAAAAATGTGATATAGATATAAAAAGTGAATCAGCTAGGTTGGGAGTATCTATTGAGGAGCTTGCAAGGAAATTTAGATATATTGCTTTAGAAAATGCTCTTAAAGAAAATGGCGCAAATTATATTGCACTTGCTCATAACGAAAACGATCAAATTGAAACAATAATTATGAGATTTTTTCAAGGATCTTTTTTGGATGGTCTTTCAGGTATTCCTAGTGTCAATAGAAACATTATAAGGCCCTTGCTTGAGGTTTCAAGACTAGAAATTGAAAATTTTTTATCTTTGAATAATATTGGGTTTTTTGTTGATAGTACAAATGCTCAAAATTTATATCTAAGAAATAGGGTTAGAAATAATTTGCTACCCGCTATAAAAAAGGTTTTTAAAGGATATGAAAAATGTCTTAAAAGAATATCTGAATTTTCAAAGGAATTTGCGGATTATTTTGGAAAAGATGAATTTTTTCCTGTTGAGAAAGGTAAATATTATTATTCTTTTGATCTGAAAACTTTCTTAGATTTTCCTAAGTATTTGGTATTTAGATTGATTTTTAAAATTTTAAATTCAGAAGGAATTGCAGCCAAAGTTTCTTATAAAGCTCTTAATGAAGCGTTTAAAGTAGAGATTAATAGGAAAAAAAATAATGTTTTGTTAAAAACCAATGATTTTTTTTTAGAAAAAAGGCATAATAAAATTAATTTAATTTTTAAAAGGGATGAAAAATTTTACAAACCTTTTGATTTTATTTTGGAAGTTGGTAAATGGCATAGTTTATCTTTAGGTAAGATTTTGCTAAAATATTTAGAGTGTAATGCAGCTTCTGTATCAAGATTAAAATGTTGTTCTTATGAGTTTAGGTATAAATTTTTTAAGGATAGATTGAAAGCAAAAAAATTTTTTTCTAAGTTTATAAGGTGTAATCCGGCTTATTTAATGTTGTTAGCATTAGATAACAGGTTAATTGGGATTATTGATTTAAATACTTTAAACTTAGTATGGAGTGAAAAAAGCATTCTTAAAAAAATTAATATATCTTTGATTGGAGGGCTTTTAAAGGAATGA
- the ftsH gene encoding ATP-dependent zinc metalloprotease FtsH, producing MNGNNNMNNNGKSNNKKKNKNWILGLVVVFLISAIFMSYFIRGGESYKNVPYSTFQSYLDNGLVESVVIIDKNLIQFVVKGSNFAKSYFSTSIPYLDINLLSELKNKKVELSSGKSQASLIGVLLQTLPWILFFIFFFFIFRQTQGGGGKVFTFGKSNAQKYEAGKNKITFKDVAGQEEVKQELREVVEFLKNPKKFEKIGAKIPKGVLLVGSPGTGKTLLAKAVAGEAGVSFFHMSGSDFVEMFVGVGASRVRDLFDNARKNSPCIIFIDELDAVGRSRGAGLGGGHDEREQTLNQLLVEMDGFGTHTNVIVMAATNRPDVLDSALLRPGRFDRQVTVSLPDIKEREAILNIHSLKTKLSKDINLQVIARATPGASGADLANLINEGALIAARNNQDEILMKDMEEARDKILMGVAKKSMTITDRQKLETAYHEAGHALLHYYLEHADPLHKVTIIPRGRALGVAFSLPREDRLSINKHQILDKIKICYGGYASEQINLGVTTAGVQNDLMQATSLAKKMVTEWGMGEEVGPIFLVDDEAPIFLPKEFSKAKAYSENTADKVDREVKRILEECLKEASDILLKHKDQLVKLAKELVLKETLTDKEVRELLGFEANKDEYDLFSSDSTTKEVKGEDVKG from the coding sequence ATGAATGGCAATAATAATATGAATAACAATGGAAAATCTAACAACAAAAAAAAGAATAAAAATTGGATTTTAGGACTTGTTGTTGTTTTTCTAATTTCAGCAATATTTATGTCATATTTTATAAGGGGGGGGGAAAGCTATAAAAATGTTCCTTATAGCACTTTTCAGAGTTATTTAGACAATGGTCTAGTTGAGTCTGTAGTAATAATTGATAAAAATTTGATTCAATTTGTCGTCAAGGGTTCTAACTTTGCAAAGTCTTATTTTTCTACCAGCATTCCCTATCTTGATATAAATTTACTTTCAGAACTAAAAAATAAAAAAGTTGAGCTTAGCTCAGGGAAAAGTCAAGCTTCTCTGATTGGGGTTTTATTACAAACTTTGCCATGGATTTTGTTTTTTATTTTCTTTTTCTTTATATTTCGTCAAACTCAAGGTGGCGGTGGGAAGGTTTTTACATTTGGGAAAAGTAATGCTCAAAAGTATGAAGCTGGAAAGAATAAAATCACCTTTAAAGATGTGGCTGGTCAAGAAGAGGTTAAGCAAGAGCTTCGAGAAGTTGTCGAATTTCTTAAAAATCCAAAAAAATTTGAAAAAATAGGTGCAAAAATCCCCAAAGGAGTGCTTTTAGTGGGCTCTCCGGGTACTGGCAAGACTTTGCTTGCCAAAGCCGTTGCCGGTGAGGCTGGGGTTAGTTTCTTTCACATGTCAGGCTCAGATTTTGTTGAAATGTTTGTTGGGGTTGGAGCAAGTCGTGTTAGAGATTTATTTGATAATGCTAGAAAAAATTCTCCATGTATTATTTTTATTGATGAGCTTGATGCTGTTGGTCGAAGTCGTGGTGCGGGGCTTGGCGGTGGTCATGATGAAAGAGAGCAAACTCTTAATCAGCTGTTAGTTGAAATGGATGGATTTGGAACGCATACCAATGTAATTGTTATGGCCGCTACAAATCGTCCCGATGTTCTTGACTCTGCTTTGCTTAGGCCTGGACGATTTGACAGGCAAGTAACAGTTTCTTTGCCTGATATTAAGGAAAGAGAGGCAATATTAAATATTCATTCTTTAAAAACGAAGCTTTCAAAAGATATTAATTTACAAGTAATAGCAAGAGCTACTCCTGGAGCTAGTGGTGCTGATCTTGCAAATTTAATTAATGAAGGAGCCTTAATAGCTGCAAGGAATAATCAAGATGAAATTTTAATGAAGGATATGGAAGAAGCCAGAGATAAAATATTGATGGGAGTTGCAAAAAAATCCATGACTATTACTGATAGGCAAAAGCTTGAGACGGCTTATCATGAGGCAGGCCATGCTTTGCTTCACTATTATCTTGAACATGCTGATCCACTTCACAAAGTTACCATTATTCCAAGGGGCAGGGCACTTGGTGTTGCATTTTCTCTTCCAAGGGAAGATAGACTTTCAATAAACAAACACCAAATTCTTGACAAAATAAAGATATGCTATGGTGGTTATGCTAGCGAGCAAATAAATTTGGGTGTTACAACAGCGGGTGTTCAAAATGATTTAATGCAAGCTACTAGTTTGGCTAAAAAAATGGTTACGGAGTGGGGAATGGGTGAAGAAGTTGGTCCAATATTTTTAGTAGACGATGAAGCACCTATTTTCCTTCCGAAAGAGTTTTCAAAGGCTAAAGCTTATTCTGAGAACACTGCCGATAAAGTTGACAGAGAGGTAAAAAGAATACTTGAAGAATGTTTAAAAGAGGCATCGGATATTCTTTTAAAGCATAAGGATCAACTTGTTAAGCTTGCAAAAGAACTTGTTTTAAAAGAAACTTTGACAGACAAAGAAGTGAGAGAGCTTTTGGGTTTTGAAGCTAATAAGGATGAATACGATTTATTTTCATCAGACTCTACTACAAAAGAAGTAAAGGGGGAGGATGTAAAAGGTTAG
- a CDS encoding thymidine kinase, with amino-acid sequence MGFCLDFANKEDTKLNNIVSVSHFDFRVKINLILVVGPMGSGKTEYAAKIYKDSLVVRKKSFKVLGNIIKGNRSRVNVFFIRNFLDKRRFQDYPENVIPYRGGGKDKIDEIGYASNSFDIENLIASNPSCGTFIIDEACFYDERLIFVLNKISSNENILFILPTLLYNFRKESFNDTAKLLVEYSDKIYKLGAYCGHIDCMEESFFSYRYYFYNNKEIPAPYFDPLLIVGGDEEIESAIYPNYSTRCSMHHYLIGKEYFFSFLKPFALLYSQGDKKFLENEIVALSTDVENSNFVNSLDSEKAREFRAEILRNILELPFLAERALITLFSEYSILSKDNFKDLVFKFSLNKDYINKIFFSKEGKEFF; translated from the coding sequence TTGGGTTTTTGTTTAGACTTTGCTAATAAAGAAGATACTAAATTAAATAACATTGTCTCTGTTAGTCATTTTGATTTTAGGGTAAAAATAAACTTAATTCTTGTAGTTGGACCCATGGGAAGTGGAAAAACAGAATATGCTGCAAAAATTTATAAAGATTCGCTTGTTGTAAGAAAAAAATCTTTCAAGGTATTGGGCAATATTATTAAAGGAAATAGAAGTAGGGTTAATGTATTTTTTATTAGAAATTTTCTCGACAAGAGGAGGTTTCAAGATTATCCAGAAAACGTAATACCATATAGAGGCGGTGGAAAAGATAAAATTGATGAGATTGGTTATGCTAGCAACTCTTTTGATATTGAAAATTTAATAGCCTCTAATCCTAGTTGTGGCACTTTTATTATTGATGAGGCATGTTTTTATGATGAACGTTTAATTTTTGTTTTAAATAAAATTTCATCAAATGAGAATATTTTATTTATATTACCTACACTGCTTTATAATTTTAGAAAAGAATCTTTCAATGATACTGCCAAACTTTTAGTAGAATATTCAGATAAGATTTATAAGCTTGGAGCTTATTGTGGGCACATTGATTGCATGGAAGAATCTTTTTTTTCGTATAGGTATTATTTTTACAACAATAAAGAAATTCCAGCTCCTTATTTTGATCCTTTGCTTATTGTTGGTGGCGATGAAGAGATTGAATCTGCTATTTACCCAAATTACTCTACAAGATGTTCAATGCACCATTATCTTATAGGTAAGGAATATTTTTTTTCTTTTTTAAAGCCATTTGCTTTGCTATATTCACAAGGAGATAAAAAATTTCTTGAAAATGAAATTGTAGCACTAAGCACTGATGTTGAAAATTCTAATTTTGTAAATTCTTTAGATAGTGAAAAAGCGCGTGAATTTAGAGCCGAAATTTTAAGAAATATTTTAGAATTGCCTTTTTTAGCAGAAAGAGCCTTAATAACTCTTTTCTCAGAATATAGTATTTTGAGTAAGGATAATTTTAAAGATCTTGTTTTTAAGTTTTCTTTAAATAAGGATTATATAAATAAAATTTTTTTTTCCAAAGAGGGCAAAGAGTTTTTTTAA
- the tmk gene encoding dTMP kinase, which translates to MIKILKNFYCIEGIDGSGKTSITNKLKALCNDESRYYFTKEPSSGIIGEMIRKQLMNFENPLEESTFAYLYAADRHDHLYKKGGILEILNTKSRKIITDRYLFSSIAYQGKLGYELNKNFPLPEKVFFIETDPNIAYERIQKNRTQSDLFELEKYKTFEQIALKYLKIFKKLEKKINVIYINNSIKDNLDKNAKKIFNLIKF; encoded by the coding sequence GTGATTAAAATATTGAAAAACTTTTATTGCATAGAAGGAATTGATGGAAGCGGGAAAACAAGCATCACTAATAAACTAAAAGCTCTTTGCAACGATGAATCAAGGTATTATTTTACAAAAGAACCATCAAGTGGAATAATTGGAGAAATGATAAGAAAGCAATTAATGAATTTTGAAAATCCTTTAGAAGAATCAACATTTGCATATCTTTATGCTGCAGACCGACACGATCATTTATATAAAAAAGGTGGAATACTGGAAATTTTAAACACAAAATCTAGAAAAATAATAACTGATCGCTATTTATTCTCATCGATTGCATATCAAGGAAAATTAGGATATGAATTAAATAAAAATTTCCCATTGCCTGAAAAAGTATTCTTTATCGAAACAGACCCAAACATAGCTTATGAAAGAATACAGAAAAATAGAACACAAAGTGATCTTTTTGAACTTGAAAAATATAAAACTTTTGAACAAATTGCTCTAAAATATTTAAAAATATTTAAAAAACTAGAAAAAAAAATTAATGTGATTTACATCAACAATTCAATAAAAGATAATTTAGATAAAAACGCAAAAAAAATTTTCAATCTAATAAAATTCTAA